Proteins from one Oryza sativa Japonica Group chromosome 12, ASM3414082v1 genomic window:
- the LOC4351343 gene encoding uncharacterized protein produces MSDHRTHASDCHPVASQPDVQCLVCTRPFTLDAQVTDTFEALAICRDCKMTVLNDDERDEITSTYRQNTRRRQISRTASIDFLEDAFLQEFSQLIDLARRQGRETDIDSSSVAPQHASFNSTPSQSQRWHASDDESDGLNYVDSVFGEIESAISLGDYGGDSDTSIEEHSVMTRRRISIQLDNDSYMNTDTDIDPMNARLDQWDSDDQEDVEESGFDEIVNTMTQHQQQSHDIQLSGLSEDESEDGVWNWSVSVRQRANVTNLLDDMEEPEMRTTFVGNPDDYVDARQFEMLLEQFAEDNDSRRGAPPAATSFIENLPSVIISASHQTNGDVICPVCKDPIPTRARAKQLPCMHLYHSSCILPWLSSRNTCPVCRYELPTDDAEYERSKQATTNVRDIQVVEEISDEQEVQVTRQMAAGVIEETNTSEHNVRVDEQPNSARRRSGWLFIAAAPVVSLIGFALVLCFTNPARSGRRQLYCRSPSATEVHVDTKKSWWSMF; encoded by the coding sequence ATGTCTGACCATCGAACACACGCGAGCGACTGTCATCCAGTTGCCAGCCAACCAGATGTTCAGTGCCTAGTTTGCACAAGGCCGTTTACTTTGGATGCTCAGGTGACCGATACCTTTGAAGCTTTAGCCATATGCAGGGACTGCAAGATGACAGTACTCAATGATGATGAAAGAGATGAAATAACCAGCACTTATCGGCAGAACACACGGAGGAGGCAGATATCCAGGACTGCAAGCATTGATTTCCTGGAGGACGCATTCTTGCAGGAGTTTTCTCAGCTGATCGACTTAGCAAGAAGACAAGGTCGTGAAACGGATATTGATTCTTCGTCGGTCGCGCCGCAACATGCATCGTTTAATTCAACACCAAGCCAATCTCAAAGATGGCATGCTTCAGATGATGAGAGCGATGGCCTTAATTATGTTGATTCTGTGTTTGGTGAAATTGAATCTGCCATCAGTCTTGGTGACTATGGTGGAGATTCAGATACCTCCATAGAGGAACATAGCGTGATGACAAGGAGGAGGATTTCCATTCAACTTGACAATGACAGCTACATGAACACAGATACTGATATTGATCCCATGAATGCTAGACTGGATCAGTGGGATTCAGATGACCAGGAAGATGTGGAAGAGTCTGGTTTTGATGAAATAGTCAACACCATGACCCAGCACCAGCAGCAATCACATGATATTCAGCTAAGTGGATTGAGTGAGGACGAATCTGAAGATGGTGTATGGAATTGGAGTGTGAGTGTACGTCAAAGAGCAAATGTGACCAACTTGCTAGATGACATGGAAGAGCCAGAAATGAGGACAACTTTTGTCGGGAATCCAGATGACTATGTTGATGCAAGGCAGTTTGAGATGCTCCTTGAGCAATTTGCTGAGGACAACGattccagaagaggagctccacCAGCAGCGACATCCTTTATTGAAAATCTCCCCTCCGTGATTATCTCTGCAAGCCATCAGACAAATGGTGATGTTATTTGTCCAGTCTGCAAAGACCCAATTCCTACCAGAGCTAGAGCAAAACAGCTACCATGCATGCATCTTTATCATTCATCGTGCATCTTGCCATGGCTTAGTTCTAGAAATACATGTCCTGTCTGCCGATATGAGCTTCCTACAGATGATGCAGAGTATGAAAGGTCCAAGCAAGCCACAACCAATGTAAGAGACATTCAGGTTGTGGAAGAAATTTCTGATGAACAAGAGGTCCAGGTAACTCGTCAGATGGCTGCTGGTGTGATCGAAGAGACTAATACAAGTGAACACAATGTTCGTGTTGATGAGCAACCAAACAGTGCACGCAGGCGCAGTGGATGGCTTTTTATTGCTGCTGCTCCAGTTGTAAGCCTCATCGGTTTCGCTCTAGTTTTATGCTTTACAAATCCCGCTAGGAGTGGTAGAAGGCAACTGTACTGTAGATCCCCAAGTGCCACTGAAGTACATGTGGACACCAAAAAGAGTTGGTGGTCTATGTTCTAG
- the LOC4351345 gene encoding cytochrome P450 714C1, whose amino-acid sequence MEKLLALIVVLVILLSLALFYLCNILWLRAVKIRKKLRRQGIRGPKPTFLYGNTKEIKRIRQELKFSQKQGTNNFISTLFPHFLLCRETYGPVFLYSTGALEILQVSHPDMVKDIGRWTPSELGKPNYLKKSRKALFGGGLFTENGDEWAYQRKIIAPEFFMDKIKGMIQLIEDATVTVLEAWEDMIDDVGGCREIVVDDYLRNLSADVIARACFGSSFTKGEEIFCKLRQLQKVIAQQDSFVGLSALWKYLPTKSNQEIQMLDEQVRLLILDVAKEQHHYQDSHNSLVNAIIDGAQDGRSAAEAEDFIVGNCKTIYFGGHESTAVTAIWCLMLLATHSEAMEVCRGRSTLDVDALRRLKIVTMVIQETLRLYPPASVMMQEALTDVKLGNIEVPRGTIVQVPRLMLHLDKEAWGADADEFRPDRFANGVAAACRAAHMYVPFGHGPRTCIGQNLAMAELKVVLARLLTKFAFSPSPRYRHSPAFRLTIEPGFGLPLMVTKLP is encoded by the exons ATGGAGAAATTGCTTGCACTCATTGTTGTTCTTGTCATACTTCTTAGCTTAGCTCTGTTCTACTTGTGCAACATCCTATGGCTGAGGGCTGTGAAGATAAGGAAGAAGTTGAGGAGGCAAGGCATAAGGGGTCCCAAGCCTACTTTTCTGTACGGCAACACAAAGGAGATCAAAAGAATCCGACAAGAACTCAAATTTTCACAGAAGCAAGGCACCAACAACTTCATCTCCACCCTCTTCCCACACTTTCTCCTCTGTCGGGAAACTTATG GCCCAGTGTTTCTATACTCAACTGGAGCTCTGGAGATACTACAAGTTTCTCACCCAGATATGGTGAAGGATATAGGCCGGTGGACACCATCAGAGCTTGGTAAGCCTAATTATCTAAAGAAATCTCGCAAGGCCCTCTTTGGAGGAGGTTTATTTACAGAGAATGGTGATGAATGGGCCTATCAGAGGAAGATAATTGCACCAGAGTTCTTCATGGATAAGATTAAG GGTATGATCCAGCTGATTGAGGATGCAACTGTTACAGTGTTAGAAGCATGGGAGGATATGATTGACGATGTGGGAGGGTGTAGGGAAATAGTTGTCGATGATTACTTGCGGAACTTGTCAGCAGATGTAATTGCCAGGGCTTGCTTTGGGAGTAGCTTCACAAAAGGAGAAGAAATATTTTGCAAGCTTAGGCAGCTCCAAAAAGTAATTGCTCAGCAAGATTCGTTTGTTGGTCTGTCTGCACTGTG GAAATACCTGCCAACCAAGAGCAACCAAGAAATACAGATGCTGGATGAACAAGTCCGCTTACTGATCCTGGATGTCGCAAAGGAACAACACCACTACCAAGACTCACACAACAGTCTTGTCAACGCCATCATTGATGGTGCGCAGGATGGTCGCAGCGCTGCAGAGGCTGAGGACTTTATCGTCGGAAACTGTAAGACCATCTACTTCGGAGGTCACGAGAGCACGGCGGTCACCGCCATCTGGTGCCTGATGCTACTCGCCACGCACTCTGAGGCAATGGAGGTTTGCCGGGGAAGGTCGACATTGGACGTGGACGCCCTTCGCCGGTTAAAGATT GTGACGATGGTGATCCAGGAGACGCTTCGGCTGTACCCGCCGGCGTCGGTGATGATGCAGGAGGCCCTGACGGACGTGAAGCTTGGCAACATCGAGGTGCCTCGCGGCACCATCGTGCAGGTGCCCAGGCTGATGCTGCACCTGGACAAGGAAGCCTggggcgccgacgccgacgagttcCGGCCGGACCGGTTCGCgaacggcgtggcggcggcgtgcagggCGGCGCACATGTACGTGCCGTTCGGGCACGGGCCCAGGACGTGCATCGGGCAGAACCTGGCAATGGCGGAGCTGAAGGTGGTGTTGGCCAGGCTGCTGACAAAGTTCGccttctcgccgtcgccgaggtaCCGTCACTCGCCGGCGTTCAGGCTGACCATTGAACCCGGGTTCGGCTTGCCACTCATGGTGACAAAGCTGCCATGA
- the LOC4351346 gene encoding cytochrome P450 714C2 has protein sequence MELFSSQQWLALLPPIILCILLFSYVYIILWLRPERLRQKLRSQGVRGPKPSFLFGNIPEMRRIQQLAKSAHEQEAGSTDMFSSNYVATLFPYFLHWSRVYGSIYLYSTGSIQVLNVTDPNMVKELANCKSLDLGKPCYLQKERGALLGMGILTSNGDLWVHQRKVIAPELFMERVKGMVNLMMEAAMSMLNSWKNEVEDRGGSAEIVVDEFLRTFSADVISRACFGSSFSEGKEIFIKIRQLQKAMAKQSMLIGVPGSRYLPTRSNRGIWNLDSSIRTLILNISKKYEHDSSTSVNKDLLHSIIQGSKDGPFASCTPEDFIVDNCKNIYFAGHETTSTTAAWCLMLLASHHEWQSRARVESLDICQGRPLDFDILRKLKKLTMVIQETLRLYPPASFVAREALNDMKLGGIDIPKGTNIWIPIAMAHRDPSVWGPSADKFDPDRFANGIAGACKPPHMYMPFGVGVRTCAGQNLAMVELKVVLSLLLSKFEFKLSPNYVHCPAFRLTIEPGKGVPLIFREL, from the exons ATGGAGCTATTCTCATCACAGCAATGGCTAGCACTTCTACCTCCGATCATCCTCTGTATCCTTCTGTTCTCCTATGTGTATATCATTCTATGGCTAAGACCAGAGCGGTTGAGGCAGAAACTGAGGAGCCAAGGAGTGAGGGGTCCCAAGCCTTCTTTTCTCTTTGGAAACATACCAGAGATGAGGAGAATCCAGCAATTGGCCAAGTCAGCACATGAACAAGAAGCAGGGAGTACCGACATGTTTTCATCAAATTATGTGGCAACTCTTTTCCCTTACTTCCTCCACTGGAGCAGGGTTTATG GTTCCATCTACCTGTATTCCACTGGAAGCATACAAGTTTTAAATGTTACTGATCCAAACATGGTGAAGGAGCTAGCCAACTGCAAATCTTTGGATCTTGGAAAACCTTGCTACTTGCAAAAAGAGCGTGGAGCTCTTCTTGGTATGGGAATTCTGACATCAAATGGTGATCTATGGGTACACCAGAGAAAAGTGATTGCACCTGAACTATTCATGGAAAGGGTTAAG GGAATGGTGAATTTGATGATGGAGGCTGCAATGTCAATGTTGAACTCATGGAAAAATGAAGTTGAGGACAGAGGAGGCAGTGCAGAGATTGTGGTTGATGAGTTCTTGAGAACCTTTTCAGCTGATGTCATATCAAGGGCTTGTTTTGGAAGCAGCTTTAGTGAAGGCAAGGAGATTTTCATAAAAATACGACAACTTCAGAAAGCAATGGCAAAACAAAGTATGCTCATTGGTGTTCCTGGAAGTAG GTATTTACCAACAAGGAGCAATAGAGGGATCTGGAATCTGGATAGTAGCATCCGTACCCTCATTTTAAACATATCAAAGAAATATGAACATGATTCATCGACCTCAGTAAACAAGGATCTCCTGCACTCCATTATTCAAGGTTCTAAGGATGGTCCCTTTGCTTCATGCACGCCCGAGGATTTCATCGTCGACAACTGCAAAAACATCTACTTCGCAGGGCATGAGACAACTTCGACCACGGCTGCTTGGTGTTTGATGCTTCTAGCTTCACACCATGAATGGCAGTCCCGTGCCCGGGTGGAATCCCTTGACATTTGTCAAGGGAGACCACTAGATTTTGACATTCTACGGAAGTTGAAAAAG CTGACAATGGTGATCCAGGAGACACTCCGATTGTACCCACCAGCCTCCTTCGTCGCCCGGGAAGCTCTGAATGACATGAAACTTGGCGGCATCGACATACCGAAAGGAACTAACATCTGGATCCCGATCGCGATGGCTCACCGGGATCCTTCAGTATGGGGTCCTAGTGCCGACAAATTCGATCCGGACAGGTTCGCCAACGGCATAGCAGGGGCCTGCAAACCCCCTCATATGTACATGCCCTTCGGCGTTGGGGTCCGGACATGTGCCGGCCAGAATCTAGCCATGGTTGAGCTCAAGGTTGTTCTGTCACTCCTGCTGTCCAAGTTTGAATTCAAGCTTTCTCCAAACTATGTGCATTGCCCTGCGTTCAGACTGACCATCGAGCCTGGGAAAGGTGTTCCATTAATTTTTAGAGAGCTCTGA
- the LOC107278414 gene encoding unknown protein 1: protein MDQGVDKNVTDNSLVSNCDFPVVKKLEKCVDEEVSVQSSFENKDTRSLGMVCDHENNKSGVAEVITLEKEAIESSSSINVADEDPLYGCQTPRESIFDPFAPGPKELACAPKKNVIKAPELPPRRQLSFDSGDYPVKRLSFEFDDAEEDDQFLERICKMFIDLIVSNQALETTGKDLIGSNSLGSCETSSSEPLLTSIAYTCPDAPLRRPLKAVQLSPSICRKLDFDSVSPRCLFVKENK, encoded by the coding sequence ATGGATCAAGGCGTGGATAAGAATGTTACTGATAATTCGCTAGTTTCAAACTGTGATTTCCCTGTTGTAAAAAAGTTGGAAAAGTGTGTGGATGAAGAAGTTTCTGTGCAATCTTCCTTCGAAAATAAGGACACAAGATCCCTTGGCATGGTATGTGATCATGAAAATAACAAGAGTGGTGTTGCTGAGGTGATTACACTAGAGAAGGAAGCAATTGAATCATCTAGCTCAATAAATGTTGCAGATGAAGATCCTTTGTATGGCTGTCAGACACCGCGTGAAAGCATCTTTGATCCTTTTGCTCCAGGACCAAAGGAGTTAGCTTGTGCACCAAAGAAGAATGTGATCAAGGCACCAGAACTTCCTCCGCGAAGGCAGCTAAGTTTTGATTCAGGTGATTACCCTGTTAAAAGGTTAAGTTTTGAATTCGATGATGCTGAGGAGGATGATCAGTTTCTTGAAAGGATCTGCAAGATGTTTATTGATCTGATTGTCTCAAATCAAGCACTAGAGACGACTGGAAAGGATCTGATAGGTTCTAATTCACTTGGAAGCTGTGAGACCTCTTCTTCAGAGCCTCTACTTACAAGCATTGCATACACCTGCCCAGATGCGCCACTGAGGCGACCTCTTAAAGCAGTACAGCTCAGCCCAAGCATTTGTCGAAAGCTCGACTTTGATTCAGTCAGTCCAAGGTGTTTATTCGTTAAAGAGAATAAGTGA